A single Gemmatimonadales bacterium DNA region contains:
- a CDS encoding prolipoprotein diacylglyceryl transferase, whose protein sequence is MTVYPLLIHLGRFTLTGYGIMMMLGFLVAGWIYGRELQRRSLDPAVAWDTVVIAVVGGLVGSKLYFAISVGRIAAAFSRGGLVWYGGLIGGAGAVFAYMWLKRLPIRSCLDAVSPSLVVGYMLGRVGCFMVNDDYGLPSRLPWAVAFPEGSPPTTARILSEQFHAALPKGVMPDQVLTVHPTQLYEIALSFVVFWLLWRRREHRHAAGWLFAVYLVLSSLERITVEIFRAKDDRILGAITVAQLLSAGLLMIGLLLMWRLARPETEGPQPTLVTGPQ, encoded by the coding sequence ATGACCGTCTACCCGCTCCTCATTCACCTCGGCCGTTTCACCCTCACCGGCTACGGCATCATGATGATGCTGGGATTCCTGGTGGCCGGCTGGATCTACGGCCGCGAGCTGCAGCGGCGATCCCTGGATCCGGCTGTCGCCTGGGACACCGTCGTCATCGCCGTCGTGGGAGGCCTCGTCGGCTCCAAGCTCTACTTCGCCATCTCGGTCGGCCGGATCGCGGCCGCCTTTTCCCGTGGCGGGCTGGTGTGGTACGGCGGCCTGATCGGCGGCGCCGGGGCGGTCTTCGCGTACATGTGGCTCAAGCGGCTTCCCATCCGCTCCTGCCTCGACGCCGTCTCGCCCTCGCTCGTGGTCGGCTACATGCTCGGCCGCGTGGGCTGCTTCATGGTCAACGACGACTACGGACTGCCCTCGCGGCTTCCCTGGGCGGTCGCCTTTCCCGAGGGCTCGCCACCCACGACCGCGCGCATCCTGAGCGAGCAGTTCCACGCGGCGCTCCCCAAGGGCGTCATGCCCGACCAGGTGCTGACGGTGCATCCCACGCAGCTCTACGAAATCGCCCTCAGCTTCGTCGTCTTCTGGCTGCTGTGGCGCCGCCGCGAGCACCGGCACGCCGCGGGCTGGCTGTTCGCCGTCTATCTCGTGCTGTCCAGCCTCGAGCGCATCACCGTCGAGATCTTCCGCGCCAAGGACGACCGCATTCTCGGAGCCATCACCGTCGCGCAGCTGCTGAGCGCCGGGCTCCTCATGATCGGGCTGCTGCTCATGTGGCGCCTCGCGCGGCCCGAGACCGAAGGTCCGCAGCCGACGCTCGTGACGGGACCGCAGTAA
- the tsaD gene encoding tRNA (adenosine(37)-N6)-threonylcarbamoyltransferase complex transferase subunit TsaD — MKVLGIETSCDETSAAVVTGGGAAARVASCVILSQDVHGVYHGVVPELASRAHLVAIGPVVAHALEEARLDLDDVDLVAVTEGPGLIGALLVGVSYAKGLSLAAGRPLVGVHHLEAHLFGTALDDPAAVPPFIGLIVSGGHSLLLDVPSWGDYRLLGETRDDAVGEAFDKVGSLLELGYPGGPAVERAARSGDPSRYHFPRPMLNARQRPGEPDYFDLSMSGLKTALIHAVKASADPAADRPHLARGFQDAVLEVLVTKTLRAVDHCGRQRVVLGGGVACNRALRDAMAAALLTRGATLHVPSPRLSTDNAAMIARVGLFRAAEAGRPVDAAARLPFPGLVRA; from the coding sequence GTGAAGGTCCTCGGCATCGAGACGTCGTGCGACGAGACCTCCGCGGCGGTCGTCACCGGCGGCGGGGCCGCCGCGCGGGTCGCCAGCTGCGTCATCCTCTCCCAGGACGTGCACGGCGTGTATCACGGCGTCGTGCCCGAGCTGGCCTCGCGCGCCCACCTGGTCGCGATCGGGCCCGTGGTCGCGCACGCGCTCGAGGAAGCGCGCCTCGACCTCGACGACGTGGATCTCGTCGCCGTCACCGAGGGGCCCGGGCTGATCGGCGCGCTGCTGGTGGGCGTGAGCTACGCCAAGGGGCTCAGCCTCGCGGCCGGCCGGCCGCTGGTGGGCGTGCACCACCTCGAGGCGCACCTCTTCGGGACCGCCCTCGACGATCCCGCCGCGGTTCCACCGTTCATCGGCCTCATCGTCTCCGGCGGGCACTCGCTCCTGCTCGACGTGCCGAGCTGGGGCGACTACCGCCTCCTCGGCGAAACGCGGGACGACGCCGTGGGTGAGGCGTTCGACAAGGTGGGCTCCCTGCTCGAGCTCGGCTACCCCGGCGGGCCCGCCGTCGAGCGAGCGGCCCGGTCCGGCGATCCGTCGCGCTACCACTTCCCGCGGCCCATGCTCAACGCCCGGCAGCGGCCGGGCGAGCCCGACTACTTCGACCTGTCGATGAGCGGACTGAAGACGGCGCTGATCCACGCCGTGAAGGCTTCGGCCGACCCGGCGGCCGACCGCCCCCACCTCGCGCGCGGCTTCCAGGACGCCGTGCTCGAGGTGCTCGTGACCAAGACGCTGCGGGCGGTGGACCACTGCGGGCGGCAGCGCGTCGTCCTCGGCGGCGGCGTGGCGTGCAACCGCGCGCTGCGCGACGCCATGGCTGCCGCGCTCCTCACCCGGGGCGCCACGCTGCACGTGCCCTCGCCCCGACTCTCCACCGACAATGCCGCGATGATCGCCCGCGTGGGGCTGTTCCGCGCCGCCGAGGCCGGACGCCCGGTGGACGCGGCCGCGCGGCTCCCCTTTCCAGGCCTGGTGCGCGCATGA
- a CDS encoding CdaR family protein — protein sequence MSLREAIVRHWPLKLAALALSVILWVVIALEEPATHLEDIQLDLTIAPTAALAEPLPPIQALIAGPRGEFLKLASAPLVIRAAIPESAEGTRHRLVISPADVELPRNVKVTVQEVLPREIEVVLDRRAQRSVPVAVRAVVEPEAGYTLDGPVTVAPASVQVAGARTLLGALDSIATQTLQLKDVTGTFERTVPLDTTGHAVLRIFPTSVTLSGKTKKT from the coding sequence GTGTCGCTCCGGGAGGCGATCGTCCGCCACTGGCCGCTGAAGCTGGCGGCGCTCGCGCTCTCGGTGATCCTGTGGGTGGTGATCGCGCTGGAGGAGCCGGCCACCCATCTCGAGGACATCCAGCTCGACCTCACCATCGCCCCGACCGCCGCGCTCGCGGAGCCGCTGCCTCCCATCCAGGCGCTCATCGCGGGACCGCGCGGCGAGTTCCTGAAGCTGGCCTCCGCGCCGCTCGTGATCCGCGCCGCCATCCCCGAATCGGCCGAAGGCACGCGCCACCGGCTGGTGATCTCGCCCGCCGACGTCGAGCTGCCGCGCAACGTCAAGGTGACCGTGCAGGAGGTGCTGCCCCGCGAGATCGAGGTCGTGCTCGACCGCCGCGCCCAGCGCAGCGTGCCCGTCGCCGTGCGCGCGGTCGTGGAGCCCGAGGCCGGCTACACCCTCGACGGGCCCGTGACCGTCGCGCCCGCCTCCGTGCAGGTCGCCGGCGCGCGCACCCTGCTCGGTGCGCTCGACTCGATCGCCACCCAGACGCTGCAGCTCAAGGACGTGACCGGCACGTTCGAACGGACGGTGCCGCTCGACACCACCGGCCACGCGGTGCTCCGCATCTTCCCCACCTCCGTCACCCTGTCCGGCAAGACCAAGAAGACGTGA
- a CDS encoding TlpA disulfide reductase family protein produces MRAQWIAVGVVVLVLGAGLVLGLKLKPEIFPVEVGSAAPSFAATDLATNHRVTLADYRGQVVLLNIWATWCEPCKVEMPSLEQLQKEMGPQGLKIVAVSIDESGPDVVRQYARDLGLTFGILHDQSGQIKEIYQTTGVPESFIINRSGRIEKKVIGATDWDATVNKDLVRRLLAQQG; encoded by the coding sequence ATGAGAGCCCAGTGGATCGCGGTGGGAGTGGTCGTCCTGGTGCTGGGCGCAGGGCTCGTCCTGGGCCTCAAGCTCAAGCCCGAGATCTTTCCGGTCGAGGTGGGCTCCGCCGCGCCGAGCTTCGCGGCGACCGACCTGGCGACCAACCACCGGGTGACGCTCGCCGACTACCGGGGCCAGGTCGTGTTGCTCAACATCTGGGCCACCTGGTGCGAGCCGTGCAAGGTCGAGATGCCCTCGCTCGAGCAGCTCCAGAAGGAGATGGGCCCGCAGGGACTCAAGATCGTCGCGGTCAGCATCGACGAGAGCGGCCCCGACGTGGTGCGCCAGTACGCCCGGGACCTGGGCCTCACCTTCGGCATTCTCCACGACCAGTCCGGGCAGATCAAGGAGATCTACCAGACCACGGGGGTGCCCGAGAGCTTCATCATCAACCGCTCGGGCCGGATCGAGAAGAAGGTCATCGGCGCGACCGACTGGGACGCCACCGTGAACAAGGACCTCGTTCGCCGCCTGCTGGCGCAGCAAGGCTAG
- the rpe gene encoding ribulose-phosphate 3-epimerase, which produces MTVRIAPSILSADLAHLMDEVERVLAGGADQIHVDVMDGHFVPNLTWGAPIVAALRRFTDAPLDCHLMVEHPEAYIAPFAEAGATFLTIHVEATAHLQRHLAEIRRHGMRPGVALNPATPLGAIEEIVDELDLLLVMTVNPGFGGQAFWDPAIDKVRRARSLLAERESRALLEVDGGVARETIHHLAAAGADTFVAGNAIFTVADAAAEVRELRRLAEAGASGRTVKR; this is translated from the coding sequence GTGACCGTACGCATCGCGCCGAGCATCCTGAGCGCCGACCTCGCGCACCTGATGGACGAGGTCGAGCGGGTGCTGGCCGGCGGCGCCGACCAGATCCACGTGGACGTGATGGACGGACACTTCGTCCCGAACCTGACCTGGGGCGCGCCGATCGTGGCCGCGCTGCGGCGCTTCACCGACGCGCCGCTCGACTGCCACCTGATGGTCGAGCATCCCGAGGCGTACATCGCGCCGTTCGCCGAGGCCGGCGCCACGTTCCTGACGATCCACGTGGAGGCCACCGCGCACCTCCAGCGGCACCTGGCGGAGATCCGCCGGCACGGCATGCGCCCGGGCGTGGCCCTGAACCCCGCCACCCCGCTGGGCGCGATCGAGGAGATCGTCGACGAGCTGGACCTGCTGCTGGTGATGACGGTGAACCCGGGCTTCGGCGGGCAGGCGTTCTGGGATCCCGCGATCGACAAGGTGCGCCGGGCGCGCTCGCTCCTCGCCGAGCGCGAGAGCCGCGCCCTGCTGGAGGTGGACGGCGGCGTGGCCCGCGAGACCATCCACCACCTCGCGGCGGCCGGAGCCGATACCTTCGTGGCGGGAAACGCGATATTCACCGTGGCCGACGCCGCCGCCGAGGTGCGGGAGCTGCGGCGCCTGGCGGAAGCCGGCGCGAGCGGGAGGACGGTCAAGCGATGA
- a CDS encoding PASTA domain-containing protein, which yields MLAGGVALTALAGYLVAAVLIFPAPLLPNERRVPRVIGAPEDEAQRALQRQGFRLEIADRVPHPAYAAGLVTWQDPSPGVAAPRGSVVALTVSQGAPRRIVPDVRGLDPELARRLLAAAGFAVGRVDTVPGPLPAGVAAGTFPAGGDSLGAGSNVVLQIAKGAK from the coding sequence ATGCTCGCCGGCGGTGTCGCCCTCACCGCGCTCGCGGGCTATCTTGTGGCGGCCGTGCTGATTTTTCCGGCCCCGCTCCTGCCGAACGAGCGCCGGGTGCCGCGCGTGATCGGCGCCCCGGAGGACGAGGCTCAGCGGGCCCTCCAGCGGCAGGGCTTCCGCCTCGAGATCGCCGACCGGGTGCCCCACCCGGCCTACGCCGCCGGGCTGGTGACGTGGCAGGACCCGTCGCCCGGCGTCGCGGCCCCGCGCGGCTCCGTCGTCGCGCTGACGGTGAGCCAGGGAGCCCCGCGGCGCATCGTGCCGGACGTGCGCGGGCTCGATCCCGAGCTGGCTCGCCGGCTCCTGGCGGCGGCCGGGTTCGCGGTCGGTCGCGTCGACACGGTGCCGGGCCCGCTGCCCGCGGGCGTCGCCGCCGGCACCTTCCCGGCCGGCGGCGACAGCCTGGGCGCCGGCAGCAACGTGGTGCTCCAGATCGCGAAGGGAGCCAAGTGA
- a CDS encoding thiazole synthase translates to MTTTVMAPAFQDTPLVVGGRSFRSRLLVGTGKYQDNATMIRALEASGAEVVTVAVRRISLDRSKEDGILHHLDPTRFFLLANTAGCFTAEDAMRYARLAREAGFNEFIKLEVIGDQKTLLPDVAGLLEAARTLAKEGFKVMAYTNEDLVTALRLEDAGCAAVMPLASPIGSGLGLLNPFSVRTIKARLAVPVIVDAGVGTASDACVTMEQGVDGLLMNTAIAEARDPVAMAHAMRLATEAGRAALLAGRMPRREVAVPSSPSTGMLS, encoded by the coding sequence ATGACGACGACGGTGATGGCCCCTGCGTTCCAGGACACGCCCCTGGTGGTCGGCGGCCGGAGCTTCCGGTCCCGGCTGCTGGTCGGCACCGGCAAGTACCAGGACAACGCGACCATGATCCGCGCGCTCGAGGCGTCGGGCGCCGAGGTGGTCACGGTGGCCGTGCGCCGCATCAGCCTCGACCGGTCCAAGGAAGACGGCATCCTCCACCACCTCGACCCGACGCGCTTCTTCCTCCTCGCCAACACCGCCGGGTGCTTCACGGCCGAGGACGCGATGCGCTACGCGCGGCTGGCCCGCGAAGCGGGCTTCAACGAGTTCATCAAGCTGGAAGTGATCGGCGACCAGAAGACGCTGCTGCCGGACGTGGCCGGACTGCTCGAGGCGGCGCGCACGCTGGCCAAGGAAGGCTTCAAGGTGATGGCGTACACCAACGAGGACCTGGTGACCGCGCTCCGCCTCGAGGACGCCGGCTGCGCGGCCGTGATGCCCCTCGCCTCGCCGATCGGTTCGGGGCTCGGGCTGCTCAACCCGTTCTCGGTGCGCACCATCAAGGCGCGCCTGGCAGTGCCGGTGATCGTGGACGCCGGGGTGGGCACCGCGTCGGACGCCTGCGTGACGATGGAGCAGGGCGTGGACGGCCTGCTCATGAACACCGCGATCGCCGAGGCGCGCGATCCCGTCGCGATGGCGCACGCGATGCGGCTGGCGACGGAGGCCGGCCGCGCCGCGCTCCTGGCCGGCCGGATGCCGCGGCGGGAGGTGGCGGTTCCATCGAGTCCCAGCACGGGGATGCTCTCGTAG
- the thiS gene encoding sulfur carrier protein ThiS has product MIPQLPRLHAVTDDRVVARGGLAARAAELAAAAGPELAVHLRTRILGGAALLDLARAVGAALTPHGSWLVVNGRADVARAAGARAVQLGRGGLTVSEVRRVAPGLPVGRSVHDIAELRAAGAEGADFLVAGPLFATASHPGEPAAGPGLVRAAAATGLQVLAIGGLEPGNARAALEAGAWGVAAVRALWESGEPGAAARAFLEALPAAATLPVTVNGESRLVPAGTTLRGLLAQLDLDPRAVVVEHNRRIVRRDGLESARLSAGDAVELVHFVGGG; this is encoded by the coding sequence GTGATCCCGCAGCTCCCCCGCCTGCACGCGGTGACCGACGACCGCGTGGTCGCCCGCGGCGGCCTGGCCGCACGGGCGGCCGAGCTGGCTGCGGCGGCGGGCCCCGAGCTGGCCGTGCACCTGAGGACCCGGATCCTCGGCGGCGCGGCCCTGCTCGACCTGGCGCGCGCCGTGGGCGCCGCGCTGACGCCGCATGGCAGCTGGCTGGTGGTGAACGGGCGAGCCGATGTCGCGCGCGCCGCCGGCGCCCGGGCCGTGCAGCTGGGCCGCGGCGGCCTCACGGTGTCCGAGGTGCGGCGGGTCGCGCCGGGCCTGCCGGTGGGCCGGTCCGTGCACGACATCGCCGAGCTGCGGGCGGCCGGTGCGGAAGGGGCCGACTTCCTCGTCGCGGGACCGTTGTTCGCGACGGCCAGTCACCCGGGCGAGCCCGCCGCCGGGCCGGGGCTCGTGCGCGCGGCCGCCGCGACCGGCCTGCAGGTGCTCGCGATCGGCGGCCTCGAGCCCGGGAACGCCCGCGCGGCGCTCGAGGCCGGGGCGTGGGGCGTGGCCGCGGTGCGGGCGCTGTGGGAGAGCGGCGAGCCGGGTGCCGCCGCGCGGGCGTTCCTCGAGGCCCTGCCCGCGGCCGCCACCCTCCCCGTGACGGTGAACGGGGAATCGCGGCTGGTGCCGGCGGGTACAACGCTGCGCGGACTGCTGGCGCAGCTGGATCTCGACCCCCGCGCGGTGGTGGTCGAGCACAATCGCCGCATCGTCCGCCGTGACGGGCTGGAGTCCGCGCGGCTCTCGGCGGGCGACGCGGTCGAGCTGGTTCACTTCGTGGGCGGCGGCTGA
- the fmt gene encoding methionyl-tRNA formyltransferase: MRVLFYGTPEFAVPSLKALVGEGFDVAAAVTRPDKPTGRHRSAAHPSAVKVAAAAEDLPVLQPERPATPEFLEAARALAPDLAIVVAYGHILPQALLDVPRLGSVNVHASLLPALRGAAPIQRAILEGRTETGITIMQMDAGMDTGPILHQVATPVAPDETGGELSARLAELGAEALIEALTLMEETGLEPRPQEHAGATLAPKITREEERLDWTCPAQLVARKIRAFDPRPGAWTSCRSRDLKLFGAGVVPESGEPGRVLAVGDALRVACGTDAVVVAEVQPAGRARMAARAFVNGRGIAVGDRLS, from the coding sequence GTGCGGGTTCTCTTCTACGGAACGCCCGAATTCGCGGTCCCATCGCTCAAGGCCCTCGTCGGCGAGGGCTTCGACGTGGCCGCAGCGGTGACGCGGCCCGACAAGCCCACCGGCCGGCACCGCTCCGCGGCGCACCCCTCGGCGGTGAAGGTCGCCGCCGCGGCCGAGGATCTCCCCGTGCTCCAGCCGGAGCGGCCCGCGACGCCGGAATTCCTGGAGGCGGCCCGCGCCCTGGCGCCTGACCTCGCCATCGTGGTCGCCTACGGCCACATCCTGCCCCAGGCGCTGCTCGACGTCCCGCGCCTCGGCTCGGTGAACGTCCACGCCTCCCTGCTGCCCGCGCTGCGCGGCGCCGCGCCCATCCAGCGCGCGATCCTGGAGGGCCGCACCGAGACCGGGATCACGATCATGCAGATGGACGCCGGGATGGACACGGGGCCGATCCTCCACCAGGTCGCGACCCCGGTCGCGCCGGACGAGACCGGCGGAGAGCTGTCGGCGCGTCTGGCGGAGCTGGGGGCCGAGGCGCTCATCGAGGCCCTCACCCTGATGGAGGAGACGGGCCTCGAGCCGCGACCACAGGAGCACGCCGGGGCCACGCTGGCGCCGAAGATCACCCGCGAGGAGGAGCGGTTGGACTGGACCTGCCCGGCCCAGCTGGTGGCCCGGAAGATCCGCGCCTTCGATCCGCGGCCGGGTGCCTGGACCTCGTGCCGGTCGCGCGACCTGAAGCTGTTCGGCGCCGGCGTCGTGCCGGAGAGCGGCGAGCCGGGCCGCGTGCTCGCGGTCGGCGACGCGCTGCGGGTCGCCTGCGGGACGGATGCCGTCGTGGTGGCGGAGGTGCAGCCGGCGGGTCGCGCGCGGATGGCCGCGCGGGCGTTCGTGAACGGTCGCGGCATCGCGGTGGGGGACCGGCTGTCGTGA
- the def gene encoding peptide deformylase, with product MSLRQLHLLGSPVLRQRAHEVAGVDEGVRALVADLFETMRAAKGVGLASNQIGVARRVAVVSVENEGEFPLINPVIVESAGRQVGEEGCLSIPDIYADVERAERLVVETLDETGTRQRIEARGYLARAIQHEIDHLDGILFLDRIGPLKRRRLLADWKKSRQGAEGHLKDVVPEGASKL from the coding sequence GTGAGCCTCAGGCAGCTGCACCTGCTCGGGTCGCCGGTGCTGCGGCAGCGCGCCCACGAGGTCGCGGGCGTGGACGAGGGCGTGCGCGCCCTGGTGGCCGACCTGTTCGAGACGATGCGGGCGGCGAAGGGCGTGGGGCTCGCGTCCAACCAGATCGGGGTCGCCCGCCGCGTGGCGGTCGTGTCGGTCGAGAACGAGGGCGAGTTTCCGCTCATCAACCCGGTCATCGTCGAGAGCGCGGGCAGGCAGGTCGGCGAGGAGGGGTGCCTGTCGATCCCCGACATCTACGCCGACGTCGAGCGGGCGGAGCGGCTGGTGGTGGAGACGCTGGACGAGACTGGGACGCGCCAGCGCATCGAGGCCCGGGGGTATCTCGCCCGCGCGATCCAGCACGAGATCGATCACCTGGACGGCATCCTGTTCCTCGACCGGATCGGGCCGCTGAAGCGGCGCCGCCTGCTCGCGGACTGGAAGAAGTCGCGGCAGGGTGCCGAGGGCCATCTCAAGGACGTCGTACCGGAGGGCGCCAGCAAGCTGTAG
- the yajC gene encoding preprotein translocase subunit YajC encodes MIVHPVFAMLAPSGQQGGGAISVFVLQIVAFIAIFYFILIRPQRQQQKRHEELLKQVKRGDEIVTSGGVVGEVVHVKDDRITVKSGEAKLVIERKAIARVVTRTAEEASTT; translated from the coding sequence GTGATCGTTCATCCGGTGTTCGCGATGCTCGCACCGTCCGGCCAGCAGGGGGGCGGCGCGATCTCGGTATTCGTGCTCCAGATCGTGGCCTTCATCGCGATCTTCTACTTCATCCTGATCCGCCCGCAGCGGCAGCAGCAGAAGCGGCACGAGGAACTGCTCAAGCAGGTCAAGCGTGGCGACGAGATCGTGACCTCGGGCGGCGTCGTGGGCGAGGTCGTGCACGTCAAGGACGACCGGATCACGGTCAAGAGCGGCGAGGCGAAGCTGGTGATCGAGCGGAAGGCGATCGCGCGGGTCGTCACCCGCACCGCGGAAGAGGCGTCCACGACGTGA
- the tgt gene encoding tRNA guanosine(34) transglycosylase Tgt: MFEFDLQATDGAARAGQWRLPHGVVQTPCFMPVGTQGTVRTLSPRDLEACGASLVLANTYHLHVRPGEAVVAALGGLHRFMGWPHPLLTDSGGFQVFSLEGRRRVAEEGVEFQSHVDGARRHLSPERAVEIQWALGADVAMAFDHVVPGPSGREAAEDAAARTLRWLGRAAARFAELARDAPERQTLVPIVQGGTFADLRRAALAGVLDAGSWRAVAVGGLSVGEPKPLMDGVLEELEPVLPPALPRYLMGVGFPEDFVSAIARGMDLADCVAPTRMGRNGAAFTDDGPVNIRNARHREDPAPLDPACDCETCVTFSRGYLRHLFAADELLGLRLLSLHNVRFLIRLAARARDAILAGTFDGWSRAWLARYRSREQA, translated from the coding sequence GTGTTCGAATTCGATCTACAGGCCACCGACGGTGCGGCCCGAGCCGGGCAATGGCGCCTCCCGCACGGCGTCGTCCAGACCCCCTGCTTCATGCCCGTGGGCACCCAGGGCACGGTGCGCACGCTGTCGCCGCGCGACCTCGAGGCCTGCGGGGCGAGCCTGGTGCTGGCCAACACCTACCATCTCCACGTGCGCCCCGGCGAGGCCGTGGTCGCCGCCCTCGGCGGGCTGCACCGCTTCATGGGCTGGCCCCATCCCCTGCTCACCGACTCCGGCGGCTTCCAGGTGTTCTCGCTGGAGGGCCGGCGCCGGGTCGCCGAGGAGGGCGTGGAGTTCCAGAGTCACGTGGACGGCGCACGCCGCCACCTCTCGCCGGAGCGTGCGGTCGAGATCCAGTGGGCCCTCGGCGCGGACGTGGCGATGGCCTTCGACCACGTCGTTCCGGGGCCGAGCGGACGGGAGGCGGCCGAGGACGCCGCGGCCCGGACGCTGCGCTGGCTGGGGCGGGCCGCGGCGCGGTTCGCCGAGCTGGCGCGCGACGCCCCGGAGCGCCAGACGCTGGTGCCGATCGTCCAGGGCGGCACCTTCGCCGACCTCCGCCGCGCGGCGCTGGCGGGCGTGCTCGACGCCGGCTCCTGGCGGGCCGTGGCCGTCGGCGGCCTGTCGGTCGGGGAGCCCAAGCCGCTGATGGACGGGGTCCTGGAGGAGCTCGAGCCCGTGCTCCCGCCCGCGCTTCCCCGTTATCTTATGGGGGTCGGCTTTCCCGAGGATTTCGTCTCGGCGATCGCGCGGGGCATGGACCTCGCGGACTGCGTGGCGCCGACGCGGATGGGGCGGAACGGCGCCGCCTTCACCGACGACGGCCCGGTCAACATCCGCAACGCGCGCCACCGCGAGGACCCGGCGCCGCTCGACCCGGCGTGCGACTGCGAGACCTGCGTGACCTTCTCGCGCGGCTATCTGCGTCACCTGTTCGCCGCGGACGAGCTGCTGGGGTTGAGGCTGCTGTCGCTGCACAACGTGCGGTTCCTGATCCGGCTCGCCGCGCGCGCCCGGGACGCGATCCTGGCCGGGACCTTCGATGGGTGGAGCCGCGCGTGGCTCGCCCGCTACAGGAGCAGGGAGCAGGCGTGA
- the queA gene encoding tRNA preQ1(34) S-adenosylmethionine ribosyltransferase-isomerase QueA → MPRRRARTRSSVREGRGGPPAATLRTAAFDYGLPPELIAQAPLAERDASRLLVLERRSGTVSHRRFADFPDLVAPGDLVVLNDSRVIPARLPARRSGGGAAEVLLVARETDGAWRALVRPGARIRAGSQLALGGEDAVEVLATLPDGQRRVRLAGPGGDAAVVARRGQVPLPPYIRRAPAEADRERYQTVYATEPGSVAAPTAGLHFTPAVLERLERRGAAVARLTLHVGPGTFRPVSVAEAEHHRLDPEAYVLPEATARAVAAARRAGRAVWAVGTTVTRVLEAGTDGAGGVKPAAGWTSLFIRPGHRFAVVDRLLTNFHLPRSTLLMLVCAFAGRERVLAAYAEAIKERYRFYSYGDAMLVL, encoded by the coding sequence TTGCCGCGCCGGAGGGCCAGAACTCGCTCTTCGGTTCGTGAGGGCCGCGGTGGACCGCCGGCGGCCACGCTGAGAACAGCGGCCTTCGACTACGGCCTGCCCCCGGAGCTGATCGCGCAGGCCCCGCTGGCGGAGCGCGACGCCAGCCGGCTCCTCGTGCTCGAGCGCCGCAGCGGCACGGTGAGCCACCGGCGGTTCGCCGACTTCCCCGATCTGGTGGCCCCCGGTGACCTGGTCGTCCTCAACGACTCGCGCGTGATCCCCGCCCGGCTGCCGGCGCGCCGGTCGGGCGGCGGCGCCGCCGAAGTGCTGCTCGTGGCCCGCGAGACGGACGGCGCGTGGCGGGCCCTGGTCCGGCCCGGCGCCCGCATCCGCGCGGGCTCCCAGCTCGCCCTTGGCGGCGAGGACGCGGTGGAGGTCCTGGCCACCCTGCCCGACGGCCAGCGGCGCGTGCGCCTGGCAGGGCCCGGGGGGGACGCGGCGGTCGTCGCCCGGCGGGGGCAGGTTCCCCTTCCTCCTTATATCAGGCGCGCGCCGGCGGAAGCGGACCGGGAGCGCTACCAGACCGTCTACGCCACCGAGCCGGGCTCGGTGGCGGCGCCCACGGCAGGGCTGCACTTCACGCCCGCGGTGCTCGAGCGGCTGGAGCGGCGGGGGGCCGCCGTGGCGCGGCTGACGCTGCACGTGGGCCCCGGCACCTTCCGGCCCGTGTCGGTTGCCGAAGCCGAGCACCACCGGCTGGACCCGGAGGCCTACGTGCTTCCCGAGGCGACGGCGCGGGCCGTCGCGGCCGCGCGCCGCGCGGGCCGCGCGGTCTGGGCCGTGGGCACCACGGTCACCCGGGTGCTCGAGGCGGGCACCGACGGCGCGGGCGGGGTGAAGCCGGCGGCGGGCTGGACGTCGCTGTTCATCCGGCCGGGTCACCGGTTCGCGGTCGTGGACCGGCTGCTCACGAACTTCCATCTGCCGCGGTCCACGCTGCTGATGCTGGTCTGCGCCTTCGCCGGGAGAGAGAGGGTCCTGGCGGCGTACGCCGAGGCGATCAAAGAGAGATACCGGTTCTACAGCTATGGCGACGCGATGCTGGTTCTGTGA